One genomic window of uncultured delta proteobacterium includes the following:
- the dppC gene encoding dipeptide transporter; membrane component of ABC superfamily (Evidence 2a : Function of homologous gene experimentally demonstrated in an other organism; PubMedId : 7536291; Product type t : transporter), with the protein MNAQTAPMPVAAAKTPPARKRRRYGPLFWLGLFLVVTVSILAALAPFIAPFDPNAIHLDAGLSNIFQPPSWEHWMGTDALGRDVFSRMLHGARVSLWVGFVSVGLASAIGVILGLLAGYYGGLVDEAIMRVVDIMLCFPSFFLILAVIAFLEPNLVNIMVIIGLTSWMGITRLVRAETLSLRERDFIAAARLAGTKPRVILFRHVLPNALAPVLVSATLGIAGAILTESSLSFLGLGVQPPMASWGNMLLEGKQALGIAWWLSMFPGFAILLTALGYNLLGESLRDILDPRLSR; encoded by the coding sequence ATGAACGCGCAAACCGCACCCATGCCGGTTGCCGCGGCCAAAACGCCGCCCGCCAGAAAACGGCGGCGGTACGGCCCCCTCTTCTGGCTGGGGCTGTTCCTGGTGGTCACGGTTTCCATTCTGGCGGCCCTGGCCCCGTTTATCGCGCCGTTCGACCCCAACGCCATCCATCTTGATGCCGGGCTCTCCAACATTTTCCAGCCGCCCTCGTGGGAACACTGGATGGGCACCGACGCGCTGGGGCGCGACGTCTTCTCCCGCATGCTCCACGGCGCGCGCGTCTCCCTGTGGGTGGGGTTCGTGTCCGTGGGGCTGGCCTCAGCCATCGGCGTGATCCTGGGGCTTCTGGCCGGGTATTACGGCGGGCTGGTGGACGAAGCCATCATGCGCGTCGTGGATATCATGCTCTGCTTCCCCTCGTTTTTCCTCATCCTCGCGGTTATCGCCTTTCTGGAACCGAACCTGGTGAACATCATGGTCATCATCGGCCTGACCTCCTGGATGGGCATAACCCGCCTGGTGCGGGCGGAAACCTTAAGCCTGCGCGAGCGCGATTTCATCGCGGCCGCGCGCCTCGCGGGCACAAAGCCCCGGGTCATCCTGTTCCGCCACGTTCTGCCCAACGCGCTCGCGCCGGTTCTGGTATCCGCCACCCTCGGCATCGCGGGCGCGATTCTGACGGAATCGTCCCTCTCCTTCCTGGGCCTCGGCGTGCAGCCGCCCATGGCCAGTTGGGGCAACATGCTTCTGGAAGGCAAGCAGGCGCTCGGCATCGCCTGGTGGCTGTCCATGTTCCCGGGCTTCGCCATCCTGCTGACGGCGCTGGGCTACAACCTGCTCGGGGAAAGCCTGCGGGACATTCTGGACCCCCGCCTTTCGCGGTAG
- a CDS encoding conserved hypothetical protein (Evidence 4 : Homologs of previously reported genes of unknown function), translating into MHVLLLDPQYWFDFTALGHTVSAVPLTEYETPLEHILATLPAPPDCIIQQEQLGVRHFVTGLEHAPCPTLYLAFDAHLNLYWQQYYAGLFDAVLTPHRTLFEALPPENRHPQTFRLVPAGTDLPWVDHADRQHPLAFCGRITSARPLRKAMTGLLQNRFGLAVHRDMPPEAMFRFYQDARIIPNEAICFEVNMRLLEGASAGAALLTPDCGPDQLAAFTDGAEMLVYRDGLDLCEKASWLLRNPDKAETMGRTAWERVQREHLPIHRAAFVLGILPGLTQTRVTGRDAAVLTWLTRLERTQSGDLQYPASGLLSASAALPDTPEVLAGMLRLLGSPARKTPALEFCRLLLNSGTASLLRNATASACALTHGDLPLAQAFHARQFPPSPIPLSPAALCRAWATALHENGRTVRPGFAFRPEAGHLPACALEFLAFAKHLCPQERETLALEEAALLKPFPAYASYRLSLLKSLPPSGQNLDELADLLLFCCRVDEGLALREKIVR; encoded by the coding sequence ATGCACGTCCTGCTCCTGGACCCGCAGTACTGGTTCGATTTCACCGCTCTCGGGCACACGGTCAGCGCCGTCCCGCTCACGGAGTACGAGACGCCGCTCGAGCACATTCTGGCAACACTGCCCGCCCCGCCCGACTGCATCATCCAGCAGGAACAACTCGGCGTGCGGCATTTTGTCACGGGCCTTGAACACGCGCCCTGCCCGACGCTCTATCTGGCCTTTGACGCCCATCTGAATCTCTACTGGCAACAGTATTACGCCGGACTTTTCGACGCGGTCCTCACCCCGCACCGTACCCTGTTCGAGGCCCTGCCGCCGGAAAACAGGCATCCGCAAACCTTCCGCCTGGTCCCGGCCGGAACGGACCTGCCCTGGGTCGACCACGCGGACCGGCAACACCCCCTGGCCTTCTGCGGCCGCATAACGTCCGCCCGCCCTTTACGCAAAGCGATGACCGGCCTTCTGCAAAACCGTTTCGGCCTCGCCGTGCATCGGGATATGCCGCCGGAGGCCATGTTCCGCTTTTACCAAGACGCGCGGATCATCCCCAACGAGGCCATCTGTTTTGAGGTCAACATGCGCCTCCTTGAAGGCGCTTCGGCCGGCGCGGCCCTTCTCACGCCCGACTGCGGCCCGGACCAGCTCGCGGCCTTCACCGACGGCGCGGAAATGCTCGTCTACCGCGACGGCCTGGACCTCTGCGAAAAAGCTTCCTGGCTCCTACGCAACCCGGACAAGGCCGAAACCATGGGCCGCACGGCGTGGGAGCGGGTGCAACGCGAACACCTGCCCATACACCGGGCGGCCTTTGTCCTCGGCATCCTGCCCGGCCTCACCCAAACAAGAGTGACGGGCCGGGACGCGGCCGTCCTTACCTGGCTCACGCGGCTGGAACGCACGCAATCCGGCGACCTGCAATACCCGGCCTCCGGCCTCTTGTCCGCGAGCGCAGCCCTGCCGGACACCCCGGAGGTCCTTGCCGGCATGCTGCGCCTTTTGGGCTCGCCCGCGCGGAAAACCCCGGCCCTGGAATTTTGCCGCCTGCTTCTGAACAGCGGAACCGCCTCCCTCCTCCGCAACGCAACGGCGTCGGCCTGCGCCCTGACACACGGCGACCTGCCCCTGGCCCAGGCGTTCCATGCGCGGCAGTTTCCCCCATCGCCTATTCCGCTCTCCCCCGCCGCGCTTTGCCGCGCCTGGGCCACGGCGTTGCACGAAAACGGCCGCACCGTTCGCCCCGGCTTCGCCTTCCGGCCCGAGGCCGGGCACCTCCCGGCCTGCGCCCTGGAATTCCTGGCCTTTGCCAAACACCTTTGCCCTCAGGAGCGGGAAACCCTCGCCCTGGAGGAAGCCGCCCTGCTCAAACCGTTTCCGGCCTATGCCAGCTACCGCCTCTCGCTCCTTAAGTCCCTGCCGCCTTCCGGACAAAACCTGGACGAGCTTGCGGACCTCCTCCTCTTCTGCTGCCGCGTTGACGAGGGCCTCGCCCTGCGTGAAAAAATCGTGCGGTAG
- a CDS encoding SMC domain protein, with the protein MKKSCGRTAFLPLAASHPPAYTPLVKFRPIPGPIRNSMLEYLRIRDLALIEDMELEFASGLNALTGETGAGKSFILKAIGFLTGDRLTTDLVRPGKEKAVAEAFFVMPDGTEHILRRELSAETGRSRIFANDKLISQDAVRDLRSSLIVHTSQHGQQQLLQPAFQAAVLDDFMDRPDLLAEREACLAALRDVAARREELNAKAAALSEKREILEFQQQEIDKVNPLPGEEETLETEREEARNAEHVREGVEEALSLLRGDGDGWGLLDGLAQLEKALASLARTDDGFSPDLESLRELHTGLVDLDGRLRRMGTRARPEADTERIEARLFALAQLKRKLRRSLAEILSLREEIAENISFLDSCELDKKQIAREEAALCDKLAALLATLNPARAAAAKELAGLLEAELRHLGFSEHVKVEFAFTPAPLFPGRDDCLEERARILWRPNPGQASQPLDKIASGGELSRFLLALVSLMSRRSVEQPVLIFDEVDSGVGGLTLGRVAERLALLAEHRQILLITHWPQLAARATRHFQVRKEVRGDDTFTLCTRLDEAGRRAELTRMAGGGGMGGALVRELMGDQPPLPY; encoded by the coding sequence GTGAAAAAATCGTGCGGTAGAACAGCCTTCCTCCCCCTTGCGGCTTCCCACCCCCCCGCGTATACTCCGCTCGTGAAATTTCGCCCCATTCCGGGCCCCATCAGGAACAGCATGCTGGAATACCTGCGCATCCGCGACCTCGCGCTTATCGAGGACATGGAGTTGGAGTTCGCCTCCGGCCTTAATGCGTTGACCGGTGAAACCGGCGCGGGCAAAAGCTTTATCCTCAAAGCCATCGGGTTTCTGACCGGCGACCGCCTGACAACGGACCTGGTCCGCCCCGGCAAGGAAAAGGCCGTGGCCGAGGCCTTTTTCGTCATGCCGGACGGCACCGAGCATATCCTGCGGCGCGAACTTTCCGCCGAAACCGGCCGCAGCCGCATTTTCGCCAACGACAAACTCATCTCCCAGGACGCGGTGCGCGACCTGCGGTCCTCCCTTATCGTGCACACCAGCCAGCACGGGCAGCAGCAGCTGTTGCAGCCCGCGTTCCAGGCGGCGGTGCTCGACGACTTCATGGACCGCCCGGACCTCTTGGCCGAGCGGGAGGCCTGCCTCGCCGCCCTGCGGGACGTGGCCGCCCGGCGCGAGGAACTGAACGCCAAAGCCGCCGCCCTCAGCGAAAAACGCGAGATTTTGGAGTTCCAACAACAGGAAATTGACAAGGTCAACCCGCTGCCCGGCGAGGAAGAAACCCTTGAGACGGAACGCGAGGAAGCCAGGAACGCGGAACACGTCCGGGAAGGGGTTGAGGAAGCCCTCTCCCTCCTGCGCGGCGACGGCGACGGCTGGGGCCTGCTTGACGGCCTGGCGCAACTCGAAAAGGCCCTCGCAAGCCTGGCCCGGACCGACGACGGCTTTTCGCCGGACCTGGAATCATTACGCGAACTGCACACCGGCCTCGTGGACCTGGACGGGCGGCTCCGCCGCATGGGCACGCGCGCGCGCCCGGAAGCGGATACCGAACGCATCGAAGCGCGCCTGTTCGCCCTGGCGCAGCTCAAACGCAAGCTCCGCCGCTCTCTTGCGGAAATTCTTTCCCTGCGTGAGGAAATTGCGGAAAACATCTCCTTCCTCGATTCCTGCGAACTGGACAAAAAACAGATCGCCCGTGAAGAAGCGGCGCTGTGCGACAAGCTCGCGGCCCTTCTCGCCACCCTCAACCCGGCCAGGGCGGCGGCGGCAAAAGAACTCGCCGGGCTGCTGGAAGCCGAGTTGCGCCATTTGGGGTTCTCGGAACACGTGAAAGTGGAATTCGCCTTCACGCCCGCGCCGCTGTTCCCCGGCCGCGACGACTGCCTGGAAGAGCGGGCCCGCATCCTCTGGCGCCCCAACCCCGGCCAGGCCTCCCAGCCCCTGGACAAGATCGCTTCCGGCGGGGAACTTTCCCGGTTTCTCCTGGCGCTCGTCTCGCTTATGAGCCGGCGCTCCGTGGAGCAGCCCGTCCTGATCTTCGACGAGGTGGATTCCGGCGTCGGCGGGCTGACGCTCGGTCGCGTGGCCGAACGGCTGGCCCTGCTCGCCGAACACAGGCAGATACTGCTCATCACCCACTGGCCGCAACTGGCCGCCAGGGCCACACGGCATTTCCAAGTCCGCAAGGAAGTGCGCGGCGACGATACCTTCACGCTCTGCACCCGCCTCGACGAGGCAGGCCGCCGCGCGGAACTGACGCGCATGGCGGGCGGCGGCGGCATGGGCGGCGCGCTCGTCCGCGAACTCATGGGGGATCAGCCTCCGCTTCCGTACTAA
- a CDS encoding exported hypothetical protein (Evidence 5 : No homology to any previously reported sequences), with the protein MSLPVMRAVGLGILALALALPLGACSNDTVATAEKKVAAEKKALELEKQQAAVSIEQQKETLDKEQQRLEEKAAAKTDEAEKALEKKLAKLEQAKERALALAAAEKNQLVREFAARKAELDKQLDDLVDKGAAEKEKIEKEIAAGKAALEDELKRKLAELEADRAALIRRAERAYEEAKSQNASISDLGAEDAAVPAGVKK; encoded by the coding sequence ATGTCGTTACCTGTAATGAGGGCCGTCGGCCTGGGCATTCTCGCCTTGGCGCTGGCTCTGCCGCTCGGCGCGTGTTCCAATGACACCGTCGCCACGGCGGAAAAAAAGGTGGCTGCCGAAAAAAAGGCCCTGGAGCTGGAGAAGCAGCAAGCCGCCGTGAGTATTGAGCAACAAAAGGAGACGTTGGACAAGGAACAGCAGCGGCTTGAAGAAAAAGCAGCCGCCAAAACGGACGAGGCCGAGAAAGCGCTGGAGAAAAAGCTTGCCAAACTTGAGCAGGCGAAAGAACGGGCGCTGGCGCTGGCAGCCGCTGAAAAGAACCAGCTCGTGAGGGAATTTGCCGCCCGCAAAGCCGAGCTCGACAAGCAACTGGACGACCTCGTGGACAAGGGCGCGGCGGAAAAGGAAAAAATCGAAAAAGAAATCGCGGCAGGCAAGGCGGCGCTTGAGGACGAACTCAAACGCAAACTGGCCGAGCTGGAAGCCGACAGAGCCGCCCTGATCCGCAGAGCGGAGCGGGCGTATGAAGAGGCCAAAAGCCAGAACGCGTCCATCTCGGATCTTGGGGCGGAGGACGCGGCGGTCCCTGCCGGCGTGAAAAAATAG